One window of the Balnearium lithotrophicum genome contains the following:
- a CDS encoding HlyD family secretion protein, translated as MNRRLILLLVLLPVFFSCSPFKKESSTLYINGRIEGDEYDVGTKYAGRVVRIFHDEGDNVKRGELLAVLDSQELNERLKGAEENYRALLSTVKAKEEELNYYRNKLSAEEKRLSELSKTVELQIKQSEDNVKSAFSKLKMAEANYRRSLSAFKKAKKDYVRYRNLYRRRVISESSFDSVKLSFETAKANLEAAKSAVSAAQSQLSSARRMVEIAKERRKEVGALSDEIRALKRTILAKENEVEAYRKKAEAAKRAADEIRATISNLSIRSPIDGTITEKLVELGEVVAPGQKLFTLYNLDNLYFEGYVPERKIGLIHLGQRGFVKVDSYPNRKFPVVVTFVSSEAEFTPKEVQTKEERVKEVFKVKLKLLENPDHVLKPGMPADCYVELEKR; from the coding sequence ATGAATAGAAGACTGATTTTACTCTTAGTTCTACTCCCTGTTTTTTTTAGCTGTTCTCCCTTCAAAAAGGAGAGTTCAACTCTCTACATAAACGGAAGAATTGAGGGAGACGAGTACGACGTAGGGACGAAGTACGCCGGTAGGGTAGTGAGAATATTCCACGACGAGGGAGACAACGTTAAGAGGGGAGAACTCCTTGCCGTTCTTGATTCTCAAGAGCTGAACGAGAGGTTGAAAGGGGCAGAGGAGAACTACAGAGCTCTCCTTTCAACGGTTAAGGCAAAGGAGGAGGAACTCAACTACTACAGGAACAAACTCTCTGCAGAGGAAAAGAGGCTCTCGGAGCTCTCAAAGACAGTCGAACTCCAGATAAAACAGTCTGAGGACAACGTAAAATCTGCCTTTTCAAAGTTAAAGATGGCAGAGGCGAACTACAGGAGATCTCTCTCGGCATTTAAAAAGGCCAAAAAGGACTACGTAAGGTACAGGAACCTCTACAGAAGGAGAGTAATTTCTGAGAGCTCCTTCGACAGCGTTAAACTCTCCTTTGAAACGGCAAAGGCCAACCTTGAGGCTGCAAAATCGGCAGTTTCCGCAGCTCAATCGCAGCTAAGTTCTGCAAGGAGAATGGTTGAAATTGCCAAGGAGAGGAGGAAGGAGGTAGGAGCTCTATCTGACGAAATTAGAGCCCTCAAAAGAACAATTTTAGCCAAGGAGAACGAGGTTGAGGCCTACAGGAAAAAGGCCGAAGCGGCAAAGAGGGCAGCTGACGAAATAAGGGCAACAATATCAAACCTCTCAATAAGGTCTCCGATAGATGGAACAATTACGGAAAAGTTGGTTGAATTGGGGGAGGTGGTAGCTCCGGGGCAGAAGCTCTTTACACTCTACAACTTGGACAACCTCTACTTTGAAGGTTACGTACCAGAGAGGAAAATAGGGCTAATTCACTTAGGTCAGAGAGGTTTTGTGAAGGTTGATTCATATCCTAACAGGAAGTTTCCCGTTGTTGTTACGTTCGTTTCATCTGAGGCCGAGTTTACGCCGAAGGAGGTTCAAACGAAGGAGGAGAGAGTTAAGGAGGTCTTTAAAGTAAAGCTGAAACTCCTTGAAAATCCCGACCACGTTTTAAAACCGGGGATGCCTGCAGACTGCTACGTTGAACTGGAGAAACGGTGA
- a CDS encoding DHA2 family efflux MFS transporter permease subunit has translation MHQTWNERFGKNSKGIDMKEGTKTFVIGILIVAGMFMTLLDTTIVDIALPHMMSTFHARTDEIQWVIISYMVASAVAMPVVGWLGGRLGHRNTYILGISLFTVMSALCGLSPNLDTMILGRVLQGVGEGLSVPMTMTLLFEIFPPERRGTAMGMFALGATFGPSLGPTLGGYITEHFSWRWIFYVNLLPGILVVYFLFLLFKEKKEEHNQSFDLTGLLLLGLSLSSLIVSISKGNDWGWSSLKTVSLLYISLVSAVLFTVWELKVKSPLVDLKLFKYEFFRYPVLSLTVFGMGVYASYFLLPLYLEKLREFPTITAGEVLFWPSLGTGIFSMIAGFLMDRGILRKKTSIIVGTLIFVFGTYLQQKLDLDMSKLQVILYLMPWGVGMGFFFPALSQLSLGNFKGELLRHASSLQNLLRLVGGSVGTAISTHILISSQSSHFVNLTERVSSESPQVELFLQKVQGYFQYLRSSLPDEAASRAHALLSNLYVKHAFWHSFADAFFFATICGVFTLLFAILVEERDEKIDSSPDTVVAR, from the coding sequence GTGCATCAAACCTGGAACGAACGTTTCGGTAAAAATTCCAAAGGAATAGATATGAAGGAAGGAACGAAAACCTTCGTAATCGGAATTCTCATAGTTGCCGGTATGTTCATGACTCTCCTTGACACAACCATAGTTGACATTGCTCTCCCTCACATGATGAGCACGTTCCACGCAAGAACCGACGAGATTCAGTGGGTCATTATCTCCTACATGGTTGCATCTGCCGTTGCAATGCCCGTTGTTGGATGGTTAGGCGGGAGGTTGGGACACAGAAATACCTACATTTTGGGAATTTCCCTCTTTACGGTTATGAGTGCTCTCTGTGGACTCTCCCCAAACCTTGATACGATGATTTTAGGAAGGGTTCTTCAGGGAGTGGGTGAGGGGCTTTCCGTTCCGATGACAATGACGCTTCTGTTTGAAATTTTCCCTCCTGAAAGGAGGGGAACTGCCATGGGAATGTTTGCTCTTGGGGCAACCTTTGGACCGTCGCTTGGACCAACTCTTGGGGGATACATAACCGAGCACTTTTCGTGGAGGTGGATTTTCTACGTTAATCTACTTCCAGGTATTTTGGTTGTTTATTTCCTCTTCCTCCTTTTTAAGGAAAAGAAGGAAGAACACAACCAGAGCTTTGACTTAACAGGACTTTTACTCTTAGGCCTTTCACTCTCATCTTTGATAGTTTCCATCTCAAAGGGAAACGACTGGGGCTGGAGCTCCCTAAAAACGGTCTCCCTCCTCTACATCTCCCTCGTTTCAGCAGTTCTTTTTACCGTTTGGGAGCTAAAAGTAAAGAGCCCCTTGGTTGACTTGAAACTCTTTAAGTACGAGTTCTTCCGTTATCCCGTTTTATCCTTAACCGTTTTCGGGATGGGAGTTTACGCCTCTTACTTTCTGCTTCCACTGTACCTTGAAAAGTTGAGAGAGTTTCCAACGATAACTGCAGGTGAAGTTCTCTTCTGGCCGTCCCTTGGAACGGGAATCTTCAGCATGATTGCCGGCTTCCTGATGGACAGAGGTATTCTCAGGAAAAAAACCTCCATAATCGTTGGAACCTTAATCTTTGTTTTTGGAACGTACTTGCAGCAGAAATTAGACTTAGACATGTCAAAACTGCAGGTCATTCTCTACCTGATGCCCTGGGGAGTAGGAATGGGATTCTTCTTCCCAGCCCTCTCTCAGCTCTCGCTCGGAAACTTTAAGGGGGAGCTCCTCAGACACGCCTCTTCACTTCAGAACCTGCTAAGGCTTGTAGGTGGAAGTGTAGGAACAGCAATTTCAACCCACATTCTAATCTCGTCTCAAAGTTCTCACTTTGTAAATCTTACAGAAAGAGTCTCCTCAGAATCTCCTCAAGTTGAACTGTTTCTACAGAAGGTTCAGGGGTACTTCCAGTACCTAAGGAGCTCACTGCCGGACGAGGCAGCAAGCAGGGCTCACGCTCTTCTTTCAAACCTTTACGTTAAACACGCCTTCTGGCACTCCTTTGCAGATGCATTTTTCTTTGCAACAATCTGCGGAGTTTTTACGCTACTCTTTGCAATACTCGTGGAGGAAAGAGATGAGAAAATTGATAGTTCTCCTGATACTGTTGTTGCCCGTTAA
- a CDS encoding TolC family protein gives MRKLIVLLILLLPVNSLGSELSYLLEKALKDNKEIKKARSEYRISDLLYKEAVSDYFPKVNLFYSRTKLSEVPEFPIPGVPNLSIPFFNDSYYQFGVNLKQPLFMGGRILYNVRLKNEQKKASYYLFKETINKVIYEVKSDYFNVLKAKANVEAAKVYLRSAKKHFSDVKAFFDEGIVPRRDLLEAEVKLRDAEEKLTLAEAIYKVALEKLKTDVGDTNLEFEPSNNLTYRKINLNLNELLKIAYSERPLIKYVKLLKRSSNEGVRLAVSQFLPQTLLNLSYQKTDQYPGDVYSSFSVSFQLNFPIFQGGSRFFEVERAREERRKSEDILKQTRDNVRLQVVSAYTELQSALSRIKTAESMVKEAKELLRDSRERYREHVGTATEVTDAIAYLYNAKKALNSALADYNTALSKLEYAVGKPLTGDENE, from the coding sequence ATGAGAAAATTGATAGTTCTCCTGATACTGTTGTTGCCCGTTAACTCTTTAGGCTCGGAGCTCTCGTACCTGTTAGAAAAAGCTCTTAAGGACAATAAGGAGATAAAGAAAGCTCGGTCAGAGTACAGGATTTCTGACCTCCTCTACAAAGAGGCCGTTTCGGACTACTTTCCAAAAGTGAACCTCTTCTATTCAAGAACGAAACTGTCAGAGGTTCCAGAGTTTCCAATTCCTGGAGTTCCGAACCTCTCCATTCCCTTCTTTAACGACTCCTACTACCAGTTTGGAGTAAACCTAAAGCAGCCTCTCTTTATGGGAGGGAGAATTCTCTATAACGTTAGACTGAAAAATGAACAGAAAAAGGCAAGTTATTACTTATTTAAGGAGACTATCAATAAAGTTATCTACGAAGTTAAAAGCGACTACTTTAACGTGCTGAAGGCAAAGGCAAACGTTGAAGCTGCAAAGGTTTACTTGAGGTCTGCAAAGAAACACTTTTCTGATGTTAAGGCCTTCTTTGACGAGGGAATAGTTCCAAGGAGAGACCTCCTTGAAGCAGAGGTTAAGCTGAGGGACGCAGAGGAAAAGCTGACATTGGCAGAGGCAATTTACAAAGTTGCCCTTGAAAAGCTTAAAACCGACGTTGGAGATACAAACTTAGAATTTGAACCCTCTAATAATTTAACCTACAGGAAGATTAATCTAAACCTGAACGAACTACTGAAAATTGCCTACTCAGAAAGGCCTCTAATCAAGTATGTTAAACTTTTGAAAAGGAGCTCCAACGAGGGAGTAAGACTTGCGGTTTCTCAGTTTCTGCCTCAGACTCTCTTAAACCTTTCCTACCAGAAGACGGACCAGTATCCTGGAGATGTTTACTCCTCATTTTCAGTTTCCTTTCAGCTCAACTTTCCGATTTTTCAGGGAGGAAGTAGGTTCTTTGAAGTTGAGAGAGCAAGGGAGGAGAGGAGGAAGTCGGAGGATATCCTAAAGCAGACGAGGGATAACGTGAGGCTTCAGGTTGTCTCTGCGTACACGGAACTCCAATCTGCCCTTTCGAGGATAAAAACGGCAGAGTCAATGGTGAAGGAGGCAAAGGAGCTTTTAAGGGACTCCCGTGAAAGATACAGGGAGCACGTAGGAACTGCAACGGAAGTTACAGATGCAATAGCCTACCTCTACAACGCAAAAAAAGCTCTAAACTCAGCCCTTGCCGACTACAACACTGCCCTTTCAAAACTTGAATACGCAGTTGGAAAACCGCTAACTGGAGATGAAAATGAATAG
- a CDS encoding ABC transporter permease, whose translation MNFLVFLYKEIAQFFRNKGLLFFALYAFTLDIYLAATGINLSLRNAKFYVQDYDLSYYSRELVSKFPSTVFKLQGYLFSDKDLERVLLSDKALGVIRIPQNFEKRIKRGDKTEVGIVVNGSEVAASYLFSAYATQIISKFLFGIFPIQLPFEVKTRVFFNQDSSSRLFMAYSELLTVITLFLILLPASAVVLEKERGNIEMLTVSPVSNYVFMVSKTVSMGILILTFTFLALFFTIGLWVKVPFKGSILDFMLLTAIYVFTSSGLSMFIASLSSNMLQVSQLTILVLIPILYLSGDWTPIEAMPKVLQYLSVLSPLKYYIDGALSIAIKGMTLAELYRDALLLTAQGLVLFILGNFFMLRKL comes from the coding sequence ATGAACTTTCTCGTTTTTCTTTACAAGGAAATTGCCCAGTTCTTCAGAAATAAAGGGCTTCTGTTCTTTGCCCTGTACGCCTTTACTTTGGACATATACTTAGCGGCAACGGGAATCAATCTTTCCTTGAGGAATGCAAAGTTCTACGTCCAGGACTACGACCTCTCCTACTATTCAAGGGAGTTGGTTTCAAAGTTTCCGTCAACCGTATTTAAACTGCAAGGGTATCTGTTTTCAGATAAGGACCTTGAAAGAGTTCTCTTAAGCGATAAGGCCTTAGGAGTTATAAGAATTCCACAGAATTTTGAGAAGAGGATAAAGAGGGGAGATAAAACGGAAGTTGGAATTGTTGTTAACGGCTCTGAGGTTGCCGCAAGTTACCTCTTCTCTGCCTACGCAACTCAGATAATCTCAAAGTTCCTCTTTGGAATTTTTCCCATTCAGCTTCCTTTCGAGGTAAAGACGAGGGTCTTTTTCAACCAGGACTCATCAAGTAGACTCTTTATGGCCTACTCGGAACTTCTAACGGTCATTACCCTTTTTCTGATACTCCTTCCGGCGTCAGCAGTTGTTTTGGAAAAGGAGAGGGGAAACATTGAAATGCTTACAGTTTCACCGGTTTCAAACTACGTTTTTATGGTTTCAAAAACCGTTTCAATGGGAATCCTGATACTTACGTTTACCTTCCTTGCACTCTTCTTCACAATAGGCCTTTGGGTTAAGGTTCCGTTCAAAGGAAGTATCTTGGACTTTATGCTCTTGACCGCTATTTATGTATTTACATCCTCGGGACTTTCAATGTTTATAGCATCACTCTCAAGCAACATGCTTCAGGTTTCGCAGTTAACAATTCTCGTTCTGATTCCAATTCTCTACCTATCTGGAGACTGGACCCCAATTGAGGCAATGCCAAAAGTTCTCCAGTACCTCTCGGTTCTCTCTCCCTTAAAGTACTACATAGATGGAGCTCTCTCCATAGCAATAAAGGGGATGACATTGGCAGAACTCTACAGAGATGCCCTTTTACTAACAGCTCAGGGTTTAGTCCTTTTTATTTTAGGTAACTTCTTTATGTTAAGGAAACTTTAA
- a CDS encoding ATP-binding cassette domain-containing protein has protein sequence MKVVECENLKVEYNRGRVVAVRDLSFSVNRGDIFVFIGPDGAGKSSVFKSVCGVLSYNGGRVRTFGVDPNNDREFSKVRDKLSFMPQGLGQNLYKRLSVEENVDFFASLYGIPKKERERRKELLLKITNLWEFRDREAGKLSGGMMQKLSLVCILIHMPELLILDEPTTGVDPLSRRDIWKFLYRFNEEGNTVLVSTSYLDEAERGTELLFMKDGSSLISGKYEDVVKTKEKVFIGRGGKFYEAYEELWRYTNTVRLKGKNLRFLLSEEQKNVLSDISKKYGVEFEEVKPELEDLFVEKVGLKRVHIPGTFKPKVSVPEDAIVVKGVVKKFGEFTAVDRVSFTVKKGEIFGLLGPNGAGKTTLIKTILGIYPPTEGEISVAGRKIDKNTKKIIGYMSQKFSLYSDLTVLENLIYWGNVYGVKPKDVRKIVRETAPLLGIEKYLNTITSSLPLGIKQRVALLSALLHSPAVLFLDEPTSGVDPAERDVFWQMIRELSVKFGVTALITTHYMDETEYCDRVLLMNRGRAVALGSPEELKREVEEKLGKPYLLYVENPFSAEEKLRSLGFKTVPFGRKVKVFTQKSSDLELLQSKGIDIRRIEPSTVSMEDVFVFKVENEV, from the coding sequence GTGAAAGTAGTTGAGTGTGAAAACTTGAAAGTGGAGTACAACAGGGGAAGGGTAGTTGCAGTCAGAGACCTCTCCTTCTCCGTTAACAGGGGGGATATTTTTGTATTCATCGGACCGGACGGGGCTGGAAAATCGTCGGTATTTAAATCCGTCTGTGGAGTTTTAAGTTACAACGGAGGAAGGGTAAGAACTTTTGGTGTTGACCCGAACAACGATAGGGAGTTTTCAAAGGTCAGGGACAAACTCTCCTTTATGCCTCAAGGGTTGGGTCAGAACCTCTACAAGCGGTTGTCCGTTGAGGAAAACGTTGACTTCTTTGCAAGTCTCTATGGAATACCTAAGAAGGAGAGGGAGAGGAGGAAGGAGCTCCTTCTAAAGATAACGAATCTATGGGAATTTAGGGACAGGGAAGCCGGGAAACTGTCCGGCGGGATGATGCAGAAACTTTCCCTTGTCTGCATTCTCATTCACATGCCAGAGCTTTTAATCTTAGATGAACCGACAACGGGAGTTGACCCCCTTTCAAGGAGGGACATATGGAAGTTTCTCTACAGGTTTAACGAGGAGGGAAATACCGTTTTGGTTTCAACCTCTTACTTGGATGAGGCAGAGAGGGGAACGGAGCTCCTCTTTATGAAGGATGGCAGTTCCCTAATCTCTGGAAAGTACGAAGACGTTGTTAAAACTAAGGAAAAGGTTTTTATCGGAAGGGGAGGAAAGTTCTACGAGGCTTACGAGGAGCTCTGGAGGTACACAAACACGGTAAGGTTAAAGGGGAAGAATTTAAGGTTTCTCCTATCAGAGGAACAGAAAAACGTTTTAAGTGATATTTCAAAAAAGTACGGCGTTGAGTTTGAAGAGGTAAAACCTGAGCTTGAAGACCTCTTCGTTGAAAAGGTAGGACTAAAGAGAGTTCACATTCCGGGAACTTTTAAGCCGAAGGTATCCGTGCCTGAGGATGCAATCGTTGTTAAAGGCGTTGTGAAGAAATTTGGAGAGTTCACGGCAGTAGATAGGGTTTCGTTTACAGTAAAGAAAGGAGAGATATTCGGCCTTTTGGGGCCAAACGGGGCGGGAAAAACCACACTTATAAAGACAATCTTGGGAATTTACCCTCCAACGGAGGGTGAAATTTCAGTAGCCGGCAGAAAAATAGACAAAAACACTAAGAAAATCATAGGGTACATGTCTCAAAAGTTCTCCCTATATTCGGATTTAACGGTCCTTGAGAATCTAATCTACTGGGGAAACGTTTACGGAGTAAAGCCAAAGGACGTCAGAAAAATTGTCAGAGAGACGGCTCCACTTTTAGGTATAGAGAAATACTTAAACACAATTACAAGCTCCCTTCCTCTGGGGATAAAACAGAGGGTAGCCCTCCTCTCTGCACTTCTCCACTCTCCTGCAGTACTGTTTTTAGACGAACCTACCTCAGGTGTAGACCCTGCGGAGAGGGACGTATTCTGGCAGATGATAAGGGAGCTCTCTGTAAAGTTTGGAGTTACCGCCCTCATAACGACCCACTACATGGATGAGACGGAGTACTGTGACAGAGTCCTTCTCATGAACCGTGGAAGGGCTGTTGCCCTCGGCTCTCCCGAGGAACTTAAAAGGGAAGTTGAGGAGAAGTTGGGGAAACCCTACCTCCTTTACGTTGAAAATCCCTTTTCTGCCGAGGAAAAACTCAGGTCTTTAGGGTTTAAAACGGTTCCGTTTGGCAGGAAGGTTAAGGTATTTACCCAAAAAAGTTCCGATTTGGAGCTTCTGCAAAGTAAAGGAATAGACATAAGGAGGATAGAGCCCTCCACTGTGAGTATGGAAGACGTGTTTGTTTTTAAGGTGGAAAATGAGGTTTGA
- a CDS encoding ABC transporter permease: MRFERIFSIVKKETREFLKDKIGLITTILVPVSMMLIFGFGLKLDVKKVPIGVLDFDKSYLSREIINKISSNGEYFRLKRYFSSYREVDEALKNSEVRAVVVFPFKFEENFKKGRGTFQTLIDGMFPYRAETIKSYIEAVVLKENLSYFKKKGLKSPVEIKPRYWFNESLNQDYLVAVGTLAVVLAISPAVFSALLIVKEKESGSIYNVYVSPVRKIEYLSGKLLFGFLVSSFNYFVLVILLFFLFKVPFKGSFLLFLLSSLLFILVSVSFGLLLSVFFRSQAAAFIGTVVFTIVPSILYTGFLTPVSSFDSQALVTAHLIPTFYYLRILKALFFKAAPFYLIAPDMLVLLFFFVSIFSLNVILFKKRER; the protein is encoded by the coding sequence ATGAGGTTTGAAAGAATTTTTTCAATAGTAAAAAAGGAAACAAGGGAATTTTTAAAGGACAAAATAGGTCTAATAACAACGATTTTAGTTCCCGTTTCAATGATGTTAATTTTCGGGTTTGGTTTAAAGTTGGACGTTAAAAAGGTTCCCATCGGAGTTCTCGATTTTGATAAGTCTTATCTATCAAGGGAGATAATAAACAAAATTTCATCAAACGGAGAGTACTTTCGTTTAAAGAGGTACTTTTCTTCCTATAGAGAGGTGGACGAGGCACTGAAGAATAGTGAAGTAAGGGCTGTTGTTGTCTTTCCCTTCAAATTTGAGGAAAACTTTAAGAAGGGAAGAGGAACTTTTCAAACTCTGATAGATGGAATGTTTCCCTACAGGGCGGAAACGATTAAGAGCTACATAGAGGCAGTAGTTTTAAAGGAGAATCTCTCTTACTTTAAGAAGAAAGGATTAAAGTCTCCCGTAGAAATTAAACCGAGGTACTGGTTTAACGAATCACTAAATCAAGATTACCTTGTTGCCGTAGGAACCTTGGCCGTTGTTTTGGCCATATCGCCTGCCGTTTTTTCTGCCCTCTTAATCGTCAAAGAGAAGGAATCGGGCTCTATCTACAACGTTTACGTCTCTCCTGTTAGGAAAATTGAGTATCTATCGGGAAAGTTACTGTTCGGTTTTTTAGTCTCATCTTTCAACTATTTCGTACTAGTAATTCTTCTATTTTTCCTCTTTAAGGTTCCTTTCAAGGGAAGTTTCCTCCTCTTTTTACTCTCCTCGCTTCTCTTTATCTTGGTTTCGGTATCCTTTGGGCTTTTACTTTCGGTATTTTTCAGGTCTCAGGCTGCAGCCTTTATAGGAACGGTTGTATTTACAATAGTTCCCTCCATCCTCTACACGGGATTTTTGACTCCCGTATCCTCCTTTGACTCCCAAGCTCTCGTTACAGCCCATCTCATTCCCACCTTCTACTACTTGAGAATTCTAAAAGCCCTTTTTTTTAAGGCTGCTCCTTTCTATCTGATAGCTCCCGATATGTTGGTTCTCCTATTCTTCTTCGTTTCAATCTTTTCTCTGAACGTAATTCTCTTTAAAAAGAGGGAGAGATGA